The following coding sequences lie in one Dictyoglomus sp. NZ13-RE01 genomic window:
- a CDS encoding integration host factor subunit alpha, translating into MKKAEFIAKVAEKAKITKKEATKVVNAVLESITEALSKGEPVQFVGFGTFSVRKRSAREGRNPRTQQPIKIPATKVPVFRPGKELREAVKK; encoded by the coding sequence ATGAAAAAGGCAGAATTTATTGCCAAAGTAGCGGAGAAGGCAAAAATCACAAAGAAGGAAGCCACTAAAGTAGTTAATGCTGTATTAGAATCCATCACTGAGGCTCTATCAAAGGGAGAGCCAGTTCAATTTGTAGGATTTGGTACCTTCTCTGTCAGAAAGAGATCAGCAAGAGAAGGAAGAAATCCTCGTACTCAACAACCAATCAAAATCCCAGCCACAAAAGTTCCTGTATTCCGTCCAGGAAAAGAGTTAAGAGAAGCAGTAAAGAAATAA
- a CDS encoding nucleoside triphosphate pyrophosphohydrolase: protein MEDLCKEFIEFVNILKKVRNECPWDRKQTPKSLVQYFMEESYELVEAIENENEEGIKEELGDVLIHIVMQSIMAEERKSFNLEDVLRNVSNKLILRHPHVFGNTKLENEEEVLLNWESIKKEEKENSKGILDGIPKILPSLLASLRIQEKVSHVGFDWKNAEEILPKLREELLELENAIKEGDKENIREEIGDLLFTIVNLSRHLDVNPETALKETNEKFIERFRFIEEKVKEENKRWEELTLEDMDKWWEISKTAQKGGEKE, encoded by the coding sequence ATGGAAGATTTATGTAAAGAATTCATAGAATTTGTAAATATTCTCAAAAAGGTAAGAAATGAATGTCCTTGGGATAGAAAGCAAACTCCCAAGTCCTTGGTACAATATTTTATGGAAGAAAGCTATGAATTAGTAGAAGCTATAGAGAATGAGAATGAGGAAGGAATAAAGGAAGAATTAGGTGATGTACTCATTCACATAGTAATGCAAAGCATTATGGCGGAGGAAAGAAAAAGCTTTAATTTGGAAGATGTATTAAGAAATGTTAGCAATAAACTTATCTTAAGACATCCTCATGTTTTTGGAAACACAAAGCTTGAAAATGAAGAAGAGGTTCTTTTAAACTGGGAAAGTATTAAAAAGGAGGAAAAGGAAAATAGTAAAGGTATTTTAGATGGTATTCCAAAAATTTTACCCTCTCTTCTTGCCTCATTAAGAATTCAAGAAAAAGTATCCCATGTAGGTTTTGATTGGAAAAATGCAGAAGAAATTTTACCGAAATTAAGAGAAGAATTATTAGAGCTTGAGAATGCCATTAAGGAAGGGGATAAAGAAAATATTAGAGAAGAGATAGGTGATCTTCTTTTTACCATAGTAAATCTTTCCCGCCATTTAGATGTAAATCCAGAAACTGCATTAAAAGAGACAAACGAGAAATTCATAGAAAGATTCAGATTTATTGAGGAAAAGGTAAAAGAAGAAAACAAAAGGTGGGAAGAGTTAACCTTAGAAGATATGGATAAATGGTGGGAAATATCTAAGACTGCCCAGAAAGGGGGTGAAAAGGAATGA
- a CDS encoding foldase, whose translation MSLKKIFQTIFIILVIIGVLVGIAVAFVYHQMKSYPVIKVNNIPVSRSEYQKEFKTMKDQYAIMFGVDFTTTDGKKMLNNVKEETIKSLAQWKIIEAEAKKRGISVSNNEIEEKYKEIQGQFANPLQFELALSQYGLDPQSFKEQIRKSLITNKLMAEIGKDEKVTEDEMKKYYKDNIYLFENPKQYKVSIILIKDEKKAKEVAKEIKDKKISFADAAKKYSEDTSTKDKGGDLGYITQGDLPSEVEKATFSLSINQVSNPIKTDKGYYITTITDIKEAYTTPYIQAKPEIEQRILNDKRSKVFNKWLDEQYKKAKIEKDFSDKDIWMIIWRKLVEFQQIFYRKDAKTPLPTTDEM comes from the coding sequence ATGAGCTTAAAAAAGATTTTCCAAACAATTTTTATTATCCTTGTAATTATAGGAGTATTAGTAGGTATTGCTGTTGCTTTTGTATACCATCAAATGAAAAGTTATCCAGTAATAAAAGTTAATAACATTCCTGTCTCAAGAAGCGAATATCAAAAAGAATTTAAAACCATGAAGGATCAATACGCTATAATGTTCGGAGTGGACTTTACCACAACAGACGGAAAGAAAATGCTAAATAATGTAAAAGAAGAGACTATAAAAAGTCTTGCCCAATGGAAAATTATTGAAGCAGAGGCTAAAAAAAGAGGTATTAGTGTATCAAATAATGAAATTGAGGAAAAATACAAAGAAATACAAGGACAATTTGCAAATCCCTTACAATTTGAGCTGGCTTTATCCCAATATGGTTTGGATCCTCAATCCTTCAAAGAACAAATAAGAAAGAGCCTAATAACAAATAAATTGATGGCTGAAATTGGAAAAGATGAAAAGGTAACTGAAGATGAGATGAAAAAATATTATAAAGATAATATATATCTATTTGAAAATCCAAAGCAATATAAAGTTTCTATCATTCTAATAAAAGATGAAAAGAAGGCAAAAGAGGTTGCAAAGGAGATAAAGGATAAGAAGATATCTTTTGCAGATGCAGCTAAAAAATACTCTGAGGATACAAGTACAAAAGATAAAGGTGGTGACTTAGGATATATAACCCAGGGAGATCTGCCCTCTGAAGTAGAAAAAGCAACTTTTTCTCTCTCTATAAACCAGGTAAGCAACCCAATAAAAACCGATAAAGGTTATTACATCACTACTATAACTGACATAAAAGAGGCTTATACTACTCCATACATACAGGCAAAACCAGAGATTGAACAAAGAATTCTAAATGACAAAAGAAGCAAAGTCTTCAATAAATGGCTTGATGAACAATATAAGAAGGCAAAAATTGAAAAAGACTTTTCTGATAAAGACATTTGGATGATAATATGGAGAAAACTCGTAGAATTTCAACAAATTTTCTATAGAAAAGATGCAAAAACTCCATTGCCAACTACCGATGAGATGTAA
- the mfd gene encoding transcription-repair coupling factor — protein MYNLELEKYLSEDKDLKLFLKGVKKEKEISIPEIPEGAIFFLFYILFKEYNGSILWIVNQVDNLEDWNFLSQIINNFYIFPPFVHLPYEKPLRSNITESKRIKVLEKLLSGEKVFILASVKSLIYPLYPPEKMKNNFIFLKKGIELEREKILNYLMENSYERSDRVERVGQFCIKGGIIDIFSPAYNYPVRIEFIGDEIESIRYFDVETQRSIELIDSIILSPINELLGEKDEEKVFLKNNERSYIFDYLDKNLLIILEDFDKTLSTLEKWDKKGYENYEKRINFKEKIPKDLYLTKDMFESYIKNFKRIVMNSQNPNIFFSFYSLPTFKGKGEILEKELETYIKSGYKIFIQTDYREIVEERIKKILKDIKFIHYDIKSGFIWENPKILFLTDKEIFGIKRRRIVRVQRKEKKLIDLSNFEIGDYIVHINYGIGKFLGLKKLTIEGKTKEYIQLEYANQTYVYIPLEEMHLIQKYISPSGQPPSLSKIGTKQWDETKRRVKESVKEIAEEIIKMYARREIEEGFAFSKDTEWQRELEASFPYEETEDQLKALYEIKRDMESKKPMERVLIGDVGFGKTELALRASFKAVVDGKQVAVLVPTTILAYQHWRVFKDRLDVFPVKVEVLSRLKPAQEQKRILEQLKRGEIDIIIGTHRILQKDVEFKDLGLIIVDEEHRFGVFQKEGFKKKYPHVDILYLSATPIPRTLSMVLSGIRQFSILETPPQNRLPIETFVVEFNQQIIKEGIIRELERNGQVYYVCNDISRLESIAEMITSLVPYARVGIVHGKMDEEKITKVMSDFYEGKIDVLVATTIIESGLDVPNANTLFIENAEHMGLAQLYQLRGRIGRSNRQAYAYFMHAPWKSLSPESIKRLEALKEFSSLGSGLRLALRDLEIRGAGNLLGKEQHGHMEEVGFYLYMQLLEEAIKEIKQERKEVKINCKIIVPYAIAIPETYIENPNDRIYFYQRLIGLENLEELENIRKEMEDMYGKIPRDVENLFILAEIKYRAERMGIIKVEILQDSVILHYTNGKREISLPKGDFIKQGKFIANFLKEISLVY, from the coding sequence ATGTATAATTTAGAATTAGAAAAATATCTTAGTGAGGATAAGGATTTAAAGCTCTTTTTAAAAGGTGTTAAAAAAGAAAAGGAGATTAGTATCCCTGAAATTCCAGAAGGTGCTATCTTCTTTCTTTTTTATATCCTTTTCAAAGAATATAATGGCTCCATCCTTTGGATAGTAAACCAAGTAGATAATTTAGAAGATTGGAATTTTCTATCCCAAATTATAAATAACTTTTATATATTTCCACCTTTTGTACATCTTCCTTATGAAAAACCATTAAGATCAAATATCACAGAAAGTAAAAGAATAAAAGTTTTAGAGAAATTGCTTAGTGGAGAAAAAGTCTTTATATTAGCATCAGTTAAATCTTTAATTTATCCTTTATACCCACCAGAAAAAATGAAAAACAACTTTATTTTTCTCAAAAAGGGCATAGAATTAGAAAGAGAAAAGATATTAAACTACCTAATGGAAAATTCTTATGAAAGAAGTGATAGAGTAGAAAGAGTAGGACAATTCTGTATCAAAGGTGGTATTATAGATATTTTTTCTCCAGCTTATAATTATCCTGTAAGAATTGAATTTATAGGCGATGAAATAGAATCCATAAGATATTTTGATGTTGAAACCCAAAGATCTATCGAACTGATAGACAGCATCATTTTATCCCCTATTAATGAACTATTAGGAGAAAAGGATGAGGAGAAAGTATTTTTAAAAAATAATGAGAGAAGTTATATATTTGACTATTTGGACAAAAATCTATTAATAATATTAGAAGATTTCGACAAGACTTTATCTACCTTAGAAAAATGGGATAAAAAGGGATATGAAAATTATGAGAAAAGAATTAATTTTAAAGAAAAAATTCCAAAGGACTTATATCTCACAAAAGATATGTTTGAATCATACATAAAAAATTTCAAAAGGATTGTTATGAATTCACAAAATCCAAATATCTTCTTCTCCTTTTATTCTCTTCCAACCTTTAAAGGAAAGGGAGAAATATTAGAAAAAGAGCTGGAAACCTATATAAAAAGTGGTTATAAAATATTTATCCAGACAGATTATAGAGAGATTGTAGAGGAAAGAATAAAGAAAATTTTAAAAGATATTAAATTTATTCATTATGATATAAAAAGTGGCTTCATTTGGGAAAATCCTAAAATTCTTTTTCTCACTGATAAAGAAATCTTTGGAATCAAAAGGAGAAGAATTGTAAGAGTCCAGAGAAAAGAAAAGAAATTAATTGACTTAAGCAATTTTGAAATAGGTGATTACATTGTACATATAAATTATGGAATAGGTAAATTCTTAGGTTTAAAAAAACTAACCATCGAAGGAAAAACTAAGGAATATATACAATTAGAATATGCAAATCAAACTTATGTTTATATCCCATTGGAAGAAATGCACCTTATTCAAAAATACATTTCCCCAAGTGGACAGCCTCCTTCATTAAGCAAAATAGGAACAAAACAATGGGATGAGACTAAAAGAAGAGTAAAAGAATCTGTAAAAGAAATTGCGGAAGAAATTATTAAAATGTATGCAAGAAGGGAGATAGAAGAAGGATTTGCATTTTCCAAGGATACTGAATGGCAGAGGGAATTAGAAGCAAGCTTTCCTTATGAAGAAACTGAGGATCAGTTAAAAGCTTTATATGAGATAAAAAGAGATATGGAATCAAAAAAACCTATGGAACGGGTACTTATTGGTGATGTGGGATTTGGAAAAACAGAACTTGCATTAAGAGCAAGTTTTAAAGCAGTTGTTGATGGCAAGCAGGTTGCAGTTTTAGTACCAACAACAATACTTGCCTACCAACACTGGAGAGTTTTTAAAGATAGATTGGATGTTTTCCCAGTAAAAGTTGAAGTCTTAAGTAGACTAAAACCCGCACAAGAACAAAAAAGAATTTTAGAACAATTAAAAAGAGGAGAAATAGATATAATAATTGGTACCCATAGAATTCTTCAAAAAGACGTAGAATTTAAAGATTTAGGTTTAATCATTGTAGATGAGGAGCATAGATTCGGAGTATTTCAAAAGGAAGGTTTCAAAAAGAAGTATCCTCATGTAGATATTCTTTATCTTTCCGCCACTCCTATACCAAGAACCCTGTCTATGGTATTAAGTGGCATTAGACAATTCTCTATACTGGAAACTCCCCCACAAAATAGGCTACCTATTGAAACCTTTGTTGTAGAATTCAATCAGCAGATTATAAAAGAGGGAATAATAAGAGAATTAGAGAGAAATGGTCAAGTATATTATGTATGTAATGATATATCCCGATTAGAATCAATAGCAGAAATGATAACAAGCTTAGTTCCTTATGCAAGAGTAGGAATAGTACACGGAAAAATGGACGAAGAAAAGATAACTAAGGTAATGTCTGATTTTTATGAAGGGAAAATAGATGTTTTAGTTGCAACCACAATAATAGAGTCGGGATTAGATGTACCTAATGCTAATACTTTATTCATTGAAAATGCGGAGCATATGGGACTTGCCCAGCTCTACCAATTAAGAGGTAGAATAGGACGCTCCAATAGGCAAGCTTATGCATACTTTATGCATGCTCCATGGAAAAGTTTATCTCCAGAGAGTATAAAAAGATTAGAAGCCCTCAAGGAATTTTCCTCCCTTGGTTCTGGTCTAAGATTAGCATTAAGAGATTTAGAAATAAGAGGAGCTGGTAATCTATTAGGTAAGGAGCAACATGGTCATATGGAGGAGGTGGGATTTTACCTATACATGCAACTTCTTGAGGAAGCTATAAAGGAAATAAAACAGGAGAGAAAGGAGGTAAAAATAAATTGTAAAATAATAGTTCCTTATGCGATTGCCATACCTGAAACATATATAGAGAATCCCAATGATAGAATTTATTTCTATCAAAGGCTAATAGGTTTAGAAAATTTAGAGGAGTTAGAGAATATTAGAAAAGAAATGGAAGATATGTATGGAAAAATTCCAAGAGATGTTGAAAACCTATTTATATTAGCAGAAATAAAGTATAGAGCAGAAAGAATGGGAATAATTAAAGTTGAAATTTTACAAGATTCTGTAATATTACACTATACAAATGGAAAAAGAGAGATTTCACTTCCAAAAGGAGATTTTATTAAACAAGGAAAATTTATTGCTAACTTTTTAAAAGAAATATCTCTGGTTTACTAA
- a CDS encoding aminoacyl-tRNA hydrolase produces the protein METLAIVGLGNPGFEYSETRHNVGFMVVDFLHSSFNFPKWTKKPSYDLSFKKILGRDIYLVKPTTYMNLSGIGVKNFLTDYSFDLHNILVVHDDLDLEVGRIRIKYDGKDGGHKGIRSIVIETGSQEFYRLRIGIDKPSSKEEVVEYVLSNFTSQEKEVIDKIIKLSPNILMTILEEGWEKAQNLYNRKCII, from the coding sequence ATTGAAACATTAGCCATTGTTGGTTTAGGAAATCCTGGATTCGAATATTCTGAAACTCGCCATAATGTTGGATTTATGGTTGTAGACTTTTTACATTCAAGCTTTAACTTCCCAAAATGGACAAAAAAGCCCTCCTATGACTTATCCTTTAAAAAAATATTAGGTAGAGATATCTACTTAGTAAAACCCACAACATATATGAATCTTAGTGGTATTGGAGTTAAAAACTTTTTAACAGATTATTCCTTTGATCTACACAACATATTAGTAGTTCATGATGATTTGGACTTAGAAGTTGGGAGGATAAGAATAAAATATGATGGGAAAGATGGAGGTCATAAAGGGATAAGATCTATAGTTATAGAAACAGGATCTCAGGAATTTTATAGACTAAGAATAGGTATTGACAAACCAAGTTCAAAGGAAGAAGTTGTAGAATATGTACTTTCTAATTTCACCTCTCAAGAAAAAGAAGTAATAGATAAAATTATTAAGCTTTCTCCCAATATTTTAATGACCATATTAGAGGAAGGATGGGAAAAGGCACAAAACCTATATAATAGAAAATGTATAATTTAG
- the amrB gene encoding AmmeMemoRadiSam system protein B, which translates to MKREAVVAGYFYPRSKEELIRFLSKVIKRDEHPIKAFGCISPHAGYIYSGEVAGKVYSSIKIPETAILIGPNHRGLGYPSAIYPEGSFKTPLGEAQINEALAHKILQASKYLKEDFSAHIPEHSLEVQIPFLQYINPQIKIVPITMSDDSLEVIEDLAESIYKNMDDETIVIASSDFSHYIPHEIAKKVDYYAIESILNIDPFEFYNRVVSKNLSICGYAPITVLLMVMKKLGIKNAKLIDYKTSGDVTRDYTSVVGYAGIIFY; encoded by the coding sequence ATGAAAAGAGAAGCAGTAGTTGCAGGATATTTTTATCCAAGAAGTAAGGAAGAGTTAATAAGATTTTTAAGTAAGGTTATAAAAAGGGATGAGCATCCAATAAAGGCTTTTGGATGCATCTCTCCTCATGCAGGTTATATTTACTCTGGAGAAGTTGCGGGAAAAGTATATTCCTCCATTAAAATTCCAGAAACAGCCATATTAATAGGACCAAATCACCGTGGTCTTGGATATCCTTCTGCCATATATCCTGAGGGCTCTTTCAAAACCCCTTTAGGGGAAGCTCAAATTAATGAAGCCCTCGCACATAAAATATTGCAAGCCTCAAAATACTTAAAAGAAGACTTCTCTGCTCATATTCCAGAGCACTCCTTAGAAGTACAAATACCATTTCTTCAATATATAAACCCACAAATAAAGATAGTACCTATTACAATGTCGGATGACAGTCTCGAAGTCATAGAGGATTTAGCAGAGAGTATTTATAAAAACATGGATGACGAAACCATTGTCATTGCAAGTTCTGATTTTTCTCACTATATTCCTCACGAAATAGCTAAAAAAGTTGATTATTATGCTATAGAGTCTATTTTAAATATTGATCCCTTTGAGTTCTATAATAGAGTGGTCAGTAAAAATCTTAGCATATGTGGATATGCTCCTATAACAGTACTATTAATGGTTATGAAGAAATTAGGAATTAAAAACGCAAAACTAATAGATTACAAAACATCTGGAGATGTAACAAGGGATTATACCAGTGTAGTAGGATACGCAGGAATAATATTCTACTAA
- the rpmB gene encoding 50S ribosomal protein L28: MSRRCDICGKGPWTGLQVSHSHRRTKRRWLPNLQKVKAVVDGKVKTIRVCTRCLKAGKVVRAL; encoded by the coding sequence ATGTCAAGAAGGTGCGATATATGCGGAAAGGGTCCATGGACAGGATTGCAAGTGAGTCACTCTCATAGAAGAACAAAAAGAAGATGGCTTCCTAATTTACAAAAGGTAAAAGCAGTGGTTGATGGAAAGGTAAAGACTATAAGAGTTTGTACTCGTTGTTTAAAGGCAGGAAAAGTAGTGAGGGCGTTATAG
- a CDS encoding ATPase, which yields MAIVPLRRFWIVVPKNDEERLVNLLKEFSIVHWEDLSPEDSFSDQTYTQILDKIDEVIKILIRIFPEKKGFLEGFFAGRPEITKEELERLRKDIYWEELYKKANALERSLNLLEEKEKTLQNLLEEVSYWIDLDESLDFPRVFKRFNLYSGSFSKDNIGSFLEDAKNILEKGYIKYWEANNEVKCIILVPKEDVDVFEEFLQKYKFTPHRIPYLKGKPADNIERIKRHLQKLRNDLNNLIISAKELYERRYNLWAWYDYFYIKVQEKGFRNLSFNSKYFVIYSGWIPTRDKEKFLKELRSKFQEFTWEDRDPLPEEEPPVLLDNPKIFKPFEFLTKLYGVPSYRFIDPTPFTAPFYLLFFGICLGDFGYGLLLLLLTWWIKRRYKPEGSARELMDLLQVLSIPTMVVGIITWSFFGNQIFLGPDGKFLGIFPIINPSVDLINALGIALIIGILSQFYALILKFISSWKSKDYQSAIFDGLLWLFFLSSILFYIFTSLQNLTRFDFLKYFVLIGLVGLILTQGREYKGIARFIVGLISIYGILGGYGLTSFIGDILSYSRLFALNLVSSIFGFVVTQLANMVKDFPIIGWILYSTIWVFGQLLNFVLSVLGAFVHSTRLQFLEIFGRFYSAGGKIFTAFKVDGKYFRLKDSR from the coding sequence ATGGCAATTGTTCCTCTTAGGAGATTCTGGATTGTAGTGCCTAAAAATGATGAAGAGAGATTAGTAAATCTATTAAAAGAATTTTCTATTGTACATTGGGAGGACCTATCTCCTGAGGACAGTTTTTCTGATCAGACCTACACTCAGATTTTGGATAAAATAGATGAAGTAATTAAGATTTTAATTAGAATATTCCCTGAAAAGAAAGGATTTTTAGAGGGATTTTTTGCAGGTAGACCTGAGATAACAAAAGAAGAGTTAGAAAGATTAAGGAAGGATATTTATTGGGAAGAACTATACAAAAAAGCTAACGCTTTAGAAAGATCCTTAAATCTATTGGAAGAAAAAGAAAAAACCCTTCAAAATCTGTTAGAAGAGGTCTCTTATTGGATTGATTTGGATGAAAGCTTAGATTTTCCAAGAGTTTTTAAGAGATTTAATTTATACTCAGGTAGCTTTTCTAAGGATAACATTGGAAGTTTTTTAGAGGATGCAAAAAACATCCTTGAGAAGGGTTATATTAAGTATTGGGAAGCTAATAACGAAGTAAAATGTATTATTTTAGTTCCAAAGGAAGATGTGGATGTTTTTGAGGAGTTCCTTCAAAAATACAAGTTTACTCCTCATAGAATTCCTTATTTAAAAGGAAAGCCAGCTGATAATATTGAGAGAATAAAGAGACATCTGCAAAAACTAAGGAATGATTTAAATAATTTGATTATTTCTGCAAAAGAGCTTTATGAGAGAAGATATAATTTGTGGGCATGGTACGACTATTTTTATATAAAGGTCCAAGAAAAAGGCTTTAGAAACCTTAGTTTTAATAGTAAATATTTTGTAATTTATTCTGGATGGATCCCAACTCGAGATAAAGAGAAGTTTTTAAAAGAGTTAAGAAGTAAATTTCAAGAATTTACTTGGGAAGATAGGGATCCACTACCTGAGGAAGAACCTCCAGTATTATTGGATAATCCTAAGATTTTTAAACCTTTTGAGTTTTTAACAAAGCTTTACGGCGTTCCATCTTATAGATTCATTGATCCTACTCCTTTTACTGCTCCTTTTTATTTGTTATTTTTTGGTATATGTCTTGGGGATTTTGGTTATGGACTTTTGCTCCTACTTTTAACATGGTGGATTAAGAGGAGATATAAGCCAGAAGGATCTGCAAGGGAACTTATGGATCTTTTACAAGTACTAAGTATACCTACAATGGTTGTTGGAATAATTACTTGGAGTTTCTTTGGTAATCAAATATTTTTAGGACCAGATGGCAAATTCCTTGGTATTTTCCCTATAATTAATCCTTCTGTGGATCTGATTAATGCCCTTGGTATAGCCTTAATTATTGGAATATTATCTCAATTTTATGCTTTGATCCTTAAGTTTATTTCTTCATGGAAGAGTAAAGATTATCAATCAGCAATTTTTGATGGTCTTTTATGGCTTTTCTTTTTGTCCTCCATATTATTCTATATTTTTACCTCTCTTCAAAATTTAACAAGATTTGATTTCTTGAAATACTTTGTTCTAATAGGACTTGTTGGTTTGATTTTAACTCAGGGGAGAGAATACAAAGGTATAGCAAGATTTATTGTAGGATTAATAAGTATTTATGGTATTTTAGGGGGGTATGGATTAACATCTTTTATAGGAGATATTTTATCTTATTCCCGCTTATTCGCTCTAAATCTTGTGAGTTCCATATTTGGATTTGTTGTTACTCAGCTTGCAAATATGGTAAAAGACTTTCCTATCATAGGATGGATACTTTATAGTACTATATGGGTATTTGGACAGCTTCTTAATTTTGTGCTCAGTGTATTAGGTGCCTTTGTACACTCAACAAGATTACAATTTTTAGAAATTTTTGGTAGATTTTACTCTGCTGGTGGAAAAATATTTACCGCTTTTAAAGTAGATGGAAAATATTTTAGATTAAAAGATTCAAGATAG
- a CDS encoding permease yields the protein MLGLAIALIGAALGAALAAAGSGKGVGIAGEAAAGVLAEKPEMFGTVLILQALPGTQGFYGFISSFLILMRLGILGGKLPSLTIEQGLMVFAVSIPIMFGEFISAVWQGRASAAALQMVAQKPEASGQAIIIPALVETYAILSLITSIIFLFFGVKI from the coding sequence ATGTTAGGATTAGCAATTGCTTTGATAGGTGCTGCTCTTGGTGCTGCTCTTGCAGCTGCTGGTTCAGGAAAGGGAGTTGGTATTGCTGGGGAAGCTGCAGCAGGAGTACTTGCTGAGAAGCCAGAAATGTTTGGAACAGTATTAATTCTTCAGGCTTTACCAGGAACTCAAGGCTTTTATGGGTTCATTTCTTCCTTCTTAATCTTAATGCGTCTTGGAATTCTTGGGGGTAAACTACCATCTCTCACAATTGAACAAGGTTTAATGGTGTTTGCAGTAAGTATCCCTATAATGTTTGGAGAATTTATAAGTGCTGTATGGCAGGGTAGGGCAAGTGCTGCAGCACTACAAATGGTAGCTCAAAAACCAGAGGCTTCCGGACAAGCAATAATTATACCTGCATTGGTTGAGACCTATGCAATTCTCTCTTTAATTACTTCCATAATATTCTTATTCTTTGGAGTGAAGATTTAA
- a CDS encoding V-type proton ATPase subunit E gives MSVENIIKRLEEEKEEKISEIKDKVRKELEKYKEKRIKETEEWKQDTKKKLEEDIAREESIEIAKKNLEFKEKIASLENMAIEKLKNEIFNRFLALEKEEYQRFWERMLEKMEIKGGELVLARDENKLDVSSLCKKFNLTFNNKRYDAKLGFIIEKENVVFDLTLEELIENIINENLLDIAKILRG, from the coding sequence ATGAGTGTGGAGAATATTATTAAAAGACTTGAAGAAGAAAAAGAGGAAAAAATCTCTGAGATTAAAGATAAAGTTCGGAAGGAGTTAGAAAAGTATAAGGAGAAGAGGATAAAAGAAACTGAAGAATGGAAGCAGGACACGAAGAAAAAGCTGGAAGAGGATATTGCAAGGGAGGAGAGTATAGAGATTGCAAAGAAGAATTTAGAATTCAAAGAAAAGATTGCTTCTTTAGAAAATATGGCAATAGAAAAGCTAAAGAATGAGATCTTTAATAGATTTTTGGCGTTAGAAAAGGAAGAATATCAGAGATTTTGGGAGAGAATGCTTGAGAAGATGGAGATAAAGGGTGGGGAATTGGTATTAGCAAGAGATGAGAATAAGTTGGATGTAAGTAGCCTTTGTAAGAAGTTTAACCTTACCTTTAATAATAAGAGATATGATGCAAAGTTAGGGTTTATTATAGAAAAGGAGAATGTAGTTTTTGATTTAACTTTAGAGGAATTAATTGAGAATATTATAAATGAAAATTTACTTGATATAGCAAAAATATTAAGAGGCTGA
- a CDS encoding V-type ATP synthase subunit F encodes MAEGKIAIIGISDLIEIFKIFGIDAFGVANDEQALEVFNNLSNKDYKLIIVLESVSGKILEEKTKNKILILPDTYSHGNIGMEMIRKQIEKALGVDILEGEGYYERKNY; translated from the coding sequence ATGGCTGAGGGAAAGATAGCTATAATAGGAATTTCAGATTTGATAGAGATTTTTAAAATATTTGGTATAGATGCTTTTGGTGTGGCAAATGATGAGCAAGCCTTAGAGGTATTTAATAATCTTTCAAATAAAGATTATAAATTAATCATTGTTTTAGAAAGTGTATCAGGGAAAATTCTTGAGGAAAAAACAAAAAATAAAATATTGATACTTCCTGATACCTATTCTCATGGGAATATTGGTATGGAAATGATTAGAAAACAAATAGAGAAGGCTCTTGGAGTAGATATTTTAGAAGGAGAGGGATATTATGAAAGGAAAAATTATTAG